The following DNA comes from Pontibacillus halophilus JSM 076056 = DSM 19796.
TTCTGAGGACGGCCGTCTAGACGTGGCGATGACAGAAGCGAAATATTTCTATCTATTAAGAGAGGCGCGTCAACGCAACGTGCGGGCTCGATAAAATACTCATACCCTTTTCAACTCCCTCATAGATTAAAGAGAGGACAAGTTGAAGGGGGTTTTCTTTTTGAGTTCTTCTATTATTATAGGTGGCTTGGTTCTGTTAATTCTAATCTTACTGATTGCAGGGGCACCTATAAAACCTCTTCGCTATTTAGCGAACGGTTGCGTTAAGTTAGTTATAGGCGTTCTATTATTGTTTTTCTTAAATGC
Coding sequences within:
- a CDS encoding pro-sigmaK processing inhibitor BofA family protein: MSSSIIIGGLVLLILILLIAGAPIKPLRYLANGCVKLVIGVLLLFFLNAFGSSFGLHIPINLGTALVSGFLGIPGILSLVAIGWWII